ACAtaatattcaacaacaacctgGCATGATTAATACATCTTTTAATGGTAATCAACAAGTTGATTCCAATATGACTACTGGTTTATTAAAGATTAGTAATTTACCACCCGATTTAACTAGGAGAGAAGCAACATTAATATTTGCCTTGgtaattgaagaaatgttaagcattgaaattaaagattaTCAGATATATGCTGTGTTCAAAAACATCAATACTTGCATTACTACTGGAAAACTACTCGATGGTAAGTACATATTTGGTACTGATTACCCTCCTATTAAAGTTGAATACGAAAATAGCACATTGTTGGGATCACCAACAAACATTTCTAGCACACAATCTGcatttaattcattaagGTTATCGGGACCACCAAATACCAACATTTCTCCACCTAATCTTCCTCATTCACAATTACAACATCAATCTTCAAGCAATTCAATTGACAATGGAAACTCAAGTCTGACAGGCTCTTTTGATATGCTTTCGAAACGGCAATCTATTGGGAACCAAAGATCTAGATTTGTTTTCAGTGATCCATTTGCACAAGATCAACTGCAGCATCAACTGCatcaacagcagcaacagcagcagcaacaacaacaacaacatcatcatcatcatcatcaacaacaagatcCACACgcaaaacaagaaattatcGGCATTCAACCAGCAGGGTCTGGTCCCCCATCTGTGGGTCCTGCACCTATTGGTCTTTCAGATATGAGTGGGAAgtcaattttattgatgGAATCTCAAAATGATGCGAGAGAATATGAAAATCTTGTTCGTGATTCATGGGGTCCAACACCAGGTAATTCTGGTGTTTCAGCTGTTTCAGCAAATTCCCTGACATCAGGTGTAGACTGGAATGGTAATAGCAGTGCAAGTAATGGATCAAATataatacaacaacaacagcagcagcagcagcagcagcaaccACCACCGCCACAACAGATACAACCTGATCGTCGAAGAACTTCATCATCAGCATTTTTTAATGTTGCACCTGCATTGCATACTATGACTTCGAATCAAAATATACCAAATACACATTTGGGTCCAACTGCTGCTGGATTAAGAGCAATTTTACAACAACCTGAAAACCAACCCCAACTGCATGATTCCCAACTTCAAGCTCATTCTCAACTGCAACTACAGTCTCAACTACAAAGTAAGACTCAACCTCAACCTCCACTGCAACCCCAATCTCAATCGCAACTTCATATTCAACAATCACAGGCACAACAgcatcatcaacaacaacaacaacaacaacaacaacaaccaaacaCACAATCTCAAATTGCACCCCAAACATCGAATACTAGTTCAATTACGAACGAGTTTCATGCCCCACCTAATATATCACAACAATCTATTACTTCTAATCAGAATACAACATCAACTTCCACATCAACTCCAACTCAACAAGCCATTACGAGCCCGCTTGATAAAGGGTCTACTTCATCAAAAGATGTTCctgatttatcattattggcAAGAGTCCCACCTCCAGCAAACCCTGCTGATCAGAATCCGCCATGTAATACTTTATATGTTGGTAATTTGCCACCCGATGCCACTGAATCTGAACTTCGAACTTTATTTTCTCCACAAAAAGGGTTTAGAAGACTTTCATTTAGAACCAAGAATcaatcttcttctaataatgGGACTGGCAGTGGcggtggtagtggtggcGGTGGTGGTCATAGTCATGGACCAATGtgttttgttgaatttgaagatgTTGCTCATGCAACAAGAGCGTTGGCAGAATTGTATGGTAGAGCATTACCAAGACCAAATGGTGGTAATGGGAAAGGTGGTATTCGATTATCATTTTCTAAGAATCCATTAGGAGTAAGAGGTCCAGGAAATTCTAGAAGAACATCTACTAACCCTGCACCTAATGGGTTATCACAatctcaacaacaacaactgctGCAACTGCAACTGCAACTGCAACAACAAGGaagtagtggtggtgggaATTATGGATACtcaaattatcatcagAAATGATATTAGTTTActtttcttaatttttattgtattgtgattgttgatgatgatatcctattttcatttctactttgctgttttttttattttttttatttgtttgttttcattaatgtttatcatataattatcatttattatCGATTGCTATGAAcgtttgattttgattttgattttaatcttttaatttcatttgtgAATATTTactattgttttatttttattactattactattactattattgcTATTGTTAAATTTGTATTACTGCtgtcattttattttatattatacTATATTAAACTATATTATATTACATATTATACtatattgatattaattATACCCCAATGTGTGTGagtgtttgtttttttatttctatgTCGATTATATTAGCAAATCTTAATAAGATTAAGTGTATGTCagattatattttatttcaagTTGTATTAACTTAGCTTATGCTTTTCATTAGTTGTTATTCTTTTgtattaatatatatatatatgtatgtatgtacAAATATCTTATTTGAAAGTAATAGTAAATTGAGTTCTGTTAATTATAGAATCAAATCACGTGTTCTCTTTTTGTATTGAATTTGGTTGTaaaaagttttgaaatcttCAACAAAGAAACATATAATAGAAGAATTGTGTTGCCAAAATAATCTATAGGTACtatgtttctttttaaacTTGAACTCTTTCTCTTATTATAATCTGTTGAACTATTCATctttaaaatcaataatgaaGCCACCtcaaagaaaagaatataatataaagaataacaatcataatcataatcaatcaaaatcaaacacCAACGGCAATGGCAATGGCAATGGCAATGGCAATGGCAATGCTAATTCcaatacaacaacaattatgaataataatcgaaaatcatcaatgaaaaaatatcgATCAATAGCTACACAAACATTAcctaatttatcaacatcatcacaATTGAGTAATTATAATTCACAATATAATGATATCAgtgaatataaatattcaaattattcatattattataattcattagatgaattatttttacaatttgaatatgaaGATCCTGAACTTGAAtatattgatcaatttattaaagaGAAATTGAACATTACGAATAAGTAAGtaaatttaaacaaatttcaaacataaataatttttttttctaagAAGTgaacaaatatatataaataaaaaaatgtataataataacaacattaatgataaaaattcATGACATGGagtttcttttgtttttcaaattgattttatagATTGAATGATATAATATCTATAAATTCTAtcattttaataattttattaaatcttTAGGATCAGCATAAACTTGTGATAACCAATTAgtattcaataattgattagGAGTTAATCTTTTATCTGGTTGAGGATTTAATAATCCTAATATTGATTCACGAGAATCATAATGTAAacttttaaataaatttaatgctggattattattatgaccattattgttattgttattgttagaAATAGCAGTAAACAGTGAAGGAGATTTCTTgttcaattcaatcaagatttcttttaatttcaatgatGAATTAGGATAATGTTtacaataattaatataaGCTAAATTTTTCGAATCTAAAGAATTTGCAGTTGTCCAAGGACTTTTcattaaaaaaatgacaaaataaattattccCAATGCCCAATAATCCAAATATTTCAGTTTATCAAAACACGTAATGGTATTATCATCTTTGAAATATccatcaaaatcaaatcgatttgattttatttcatGTTCAATGGTAAATAATTCTGGAGCTTTAAAACTATTGGTACCACAATATAATTCATGAggatttgatttaaaatattcatGACATAAAGGatgattattaatatttaaaCTATAACCAAAATCagatatttttaatatccCATCagaatcaattaaaaaattctCTGGTTTTAAATCACGATGAACAATTCCTTTACCATGAAGATAATTCACTCcttttaaaatttgtttaaaaatGGAATCTTTTAAACTTGCcgataattcaattttaaatcgTCGTAATCGagataaataatttaataaatcaccTTTGGGATAATAAGGAAGAATTAATGCAAGTTCTTTAGTATCAGATATTGTGGCAAGATCAAATATAGAAATAATGTTTTTGTGATTGCATATTTTCATAGTATTGAATTCTCGTAACACTTGCTGAATATAATCATGCAATGGTTGGTCACATTTTTGTTTGACTCGTTTCAATACAACAACTTTTGAATGTGATGCATCACTACCTTTGAATATAATACCATTGGCACCTTCATATATTGGTTTCGATGATGTTTTGTTATACTCGATTCCCACGGCAGGTAGTTTTATTTCGGAAAATTGTTCTATTGTGAGTTCTGGCACTACTAGTGAGCCCgatgttgctgttgttgctgctaTCTGTATGTTTGGTTGTTCTTGGTGGAAACCATTTGCAGTGGTTATGTTTTTGgggaaagaaaatgaacCCATTGTGGTGATAGTGatagtagtggtggtggtggtgagATGTTGGATGAAGCGTGTATGCGTGGGGAGCAGGTTTCTTTATAATAACTAGTGGTCGATCTTTATTGTCTGTGATGATCTATTGAGTTTGGATATATGTGaataaatattcttttcaataCATCCAGAGTTAAAGCTTTTTGTTATATTAAATAAGGAAGGAGAAGGAAGAATGATTCCATTTGAAATGAAAAGTAGAATAGGAATGGGAAATTTTCTCggaaaaattgttaaaaattcttggaaaaccaaaaaaaaaaaatgaatgaatgaatgatataataaatttcaattgaaatcgGTCatcatattattattattatttattattgttatttattAGATGAGAAAATTTAGTTCCAccatcaattgatttctcCCTGATTTCTTTGCTTTTTTgctgtgtgtgtgtgtgtgtgctTGGGTGGGTGGGGGTGTTTAAAACAGAACCATCCaagaattttaaaattaaattaaattgataaaacgTTGCTTGCTATTTTAATTCTATCTCTTCGCTATCTCTTACTCTTCTAATTAATACTATTAATTCAAGAAACTAAGTTAtcttattattcaattcttagattaatattaatatacGAAAGTATATACTCTCCTAGAAATCACCCAAGATAGTGTTATCAAAGATTaccttcttttctttttctaattcaacaaaataaaaagaattttttagaggattatatatatcttgtttaaaatcatatttaatcaaatttttaaagaGATAAGATAATAAGATAacaatgcaaaaaaaaaaaaaaaaaaaaaaaaaaaaaataaaagggAAGGAAAGGGGGGTTAGTTTACTCTATTgataaacaataataattaagcgggtaaaaaaaagaggagagagttatcaacaacaacaacaaaataattaaaatgGGGGGAGGGGAGGGAAAGGGGAGGGAAATTCTTAAAGTGATTGGTACTAAGGATTGCTTGTTCTCGTCTAAATTTATGTCCCCACCTCTTCTTGCCTGCCGTCCTTCCCCGTTCGTTCCCTCCTCctcaattcttgtttgtttttctttctctctcgCTCTCCCTTTCTTCCGGCTAATTCCCTGTTCCCTCTCTCCCGTCCGTTCGTCCTCCCTAGATCCCTCAAATTCACATAATATTAAACTATAACTTAAAACTTTAATCTTCAATAAGgaaatcaatcaatgaGTTAAGTGATTTTACTTTTAGTACTTGTCTTGAATTTGAGAGGTTTATAGCCCCTCCTCCCCACTAAATTACACGGATTGACTCTTGGAGAAGATAATGGATTGAAACTAATCCTGTTTTTCAGTTTATTTACTATATATAATCAGAAATCTCTATCATTTATGCAAAGTccattatttattttgacTAAAATAGTTCCAGAttataaattgttgataatttagttttgattGCAAAATGGGAGAAACTAATGTTACCAATCACTTTTCTTCAGATCTACATGTCACCCAGTAATAAACTtgtttccttttttttaaggaaaatacaatatttacaattaaAGCACCGTCATATTATTCATCCCctaaaaattgaatggaTTGCTttttatgaaaaaaaaagaaaaaaacaaaacaattggccagtgtgtgtgtatatgtatgtatgtgtAATTAACAATCATCATACATACATTGTTCTTCTATTTACCTTACCCCCAAATCATACTCTGATCATTCCACTTATAATTACAGCCACAAACTTCTTTATAATGGAGTGTTTGCAATCCTCCctcaaagaaaaaaaaaatacaagtGAAGTGTAGAAGAAAGGAAAGCAATCTCACtatcaaaaatgaaaagcCTACTTTTAcaataaatcaagaaaGCCAAAACCTTTCACCAACAAGTTATTTCAACTTCCCCCTTCCCCCTTTGtcattttttattttttcctttttattttttaatttgcttctttctttctttctttcttttatttgttctttttcggtttatttttgtttctgctattttttttcaatttggttAATATCATCATATGAGAGCATTAAACATTATCCC
The Candida albicans SC5314 chromosome 7, complete sequence genome window above contains:
- the WHI3 gene encoding mRNA-binding protein (Putative RNA binding protein; induced during infection of murine kidney, compared to growth in vitro; has murine homolog) translates to MAQFHSIVQSNGPPPTLSGSRISTQQHNIQQQPGMINTSFNGNQQVDSNMTTGLLKISNLPPDLTRREATLIFALVIEEMLSIEIKDYQIYAVFKNINTCITTGKLLDGKYIFGTDYPPIKVEYENSTLLGSPTNISSTQSAFNSLRLSGPPNTNISPPNLPHSQLQHQSSSNSIDNGNSSSTGSFDMLSKRQSIGNQRSRFVFSDPFAQDQSQHQSHQQQQQQQQQQQQHHHHHHQQQDPHAKQEIIGIQPAGSGPPSVGPAPIGLSDMSGKSILLMESQNDAREYENLVRDSWGPTPGNSGVSAVSANSSTSGVDWNGNSSASNGSNIIQQQQQQQQQQQPPPPQQIQPDRRRTSSSAFFNVAPALHTMTSNQNIPNTHLGPTAAGLRAILQQPENQPQSHDSQLQAHSQSQLQSQLQSKTQPQPPSQPQSQSQLHIQQSQAQQHHQQQQQQQQQQPNTQSQIAPQTSNTSSITNEFHAPPNISQQSITSNQNTTSTSTSTPTQQAITSPLDKGSTSSKDVPDLSLLARVPPPANPADQNPPCNTLYVGNLPPDATESELRTLFSPQKGFRRLSFRTKNQSSSNNGTGSGGGSGGGGGHSHGPMCFVEFEDVAHATRALAELYGRALPRPNGGNGKGGIRLSFSKNPLGVRGPGNSRRTSTNPAPNGLSQSQQQQSSQSQSQSQQQGSSGGGNYGYSNYHQK
- a CDS encoding uncharacterized protein (Ortholog of C. dubliniensis CD36 : Cd36_72020 and Candida albicans WO-1 : CAWG_05570), which translates into the protein MKPPQRKEYNIKNNNHNHNQSKSNTNGNGNGNGNGNGNANSNTTTIMNNNRKSSMKKYRSIATQTLPNLSTSSQLSNYNSQYNDISEYKYSNYSYYYNSLDELFLQFEYEDPELEYIDQFIKEKLNITNK
- a CDS encoding uncharacterized protein (Predicted protein serine/threonine kinase and/or protein tyrosine kinase; Spider biofilm induced), whose product is MGSFSFPKNITTANGFHQEQPNIQIAATTATSGSLVVPELTIEQFSEIKLPAVGIEYNKTSSKPIYEGANGIIFKGSDASHSKVVVLKRVKQKCDQPLHDYIQQVLREFNTMKICNHKNIISIFDLATISDTKELALILPYYPKGDLLNYLSRLRRFKIELSASLKDSIFKQILKGVNYLHGKGIVHRDLKPENFLIDSDGILKISDFGYSLNINNHPLCHEYFKSNPHELYCGTNSFKAPELFTIEHEIKSNRFDFDGYFKDDNTITCFDKSKYLDYWALGIIYFVIFLMKSPWTTANSLDSKNLAYINYCKHYPNSSLKLKEILIELNKKSPSSFTAISNNNNNNNGHNNNPALNLFKSLHYDSRESILGLLNPQPDKRLTPNQLLNTNWLSQVYADPKDLIKLLK